DNA from Sorex araneus isolate mSorAra2 chromosome 6, mSorAra2.pri, whole genome shotgun sequence:
GGCTGAACGTCGTGGCGCAAGAAAATGAGCTCTAGAGAGGCAGGGTTCCAGTCCCCGTCACTGCTCCATCCCGAGAACCCAAGCCCAACCCTGCCCACGTGGAATTTGAGCcctggagaaataaaataatttatgcatgGTCCGTGAGTCAGTGCATGGCTCCCGCGTGAGGCGGCGCAGGTGGCCCCGCCTTTCCCCATGACCTTCACTCGGTCACCGCAGTGACCTTGAGCGTTTTCGGTCCAGGCCCCATCGACTCCGTCTTCCCGGGACTCGCGATCCAGGACTGTCGCTTGCCCGTTTTAAGTCGGCTTCCCAACTCCGGAGTCCGCAGTTTTGTGGGGATATAGAGCCAGCGGTCCAAACGCCCAGACGATGTTAccttgggggaagggggagaagggaaaAGGGGGTAGAACCTTCCCCCGAGCCTAGGAACTCCGGGCCGGCCCTCCCTCATACATATGCAGATGAGACAGTCTCGCTGTCCCCACTCGCCCCGCCCTCTCATTTGCATACGCATGTGGTCGGTCCGCCCCGCCGCTGCGGCCATTGAGCGACCTCGCCCACTCCCCTCGCGCACAGCGCGCCCCCCCTCGTGACGCAAGAGAACTCCGGGTCCCACGCAGGCCTCGAGCCGCTCGCGTCTGCTCTGGGCACGCCCCATCGGAGGCGTTGGACGCAAGTGCGCGACGGCCTCGGcctcggcggggcggggccttcaggaaggcccgcccccggccctgccgGCTCCGCCCCGACTCGCCCAGGCACGCAGGCGCCGCCCGCCCCTCGCGGCTGATTAGCATAGagcgccgggccccgccccctgctttGCATGCgcaggccggccccgcccccgctgtcAGCTGGAGGAAGCGGAGTAGGAAGCGGCCGCGATGTCCTTTTGTGTCCTACAAGCCGCCGGCGGCGCCGCCGAGTGAGGGgacgcggcgcggcgcggcggcgcgGCCCGAGGAAGAGGCGGAGGAGGGGCCGCCCGTGGCCCCCGGCTCACCCCGGCGCTCCGGGCCGCTCGGCCCCCatgcctgcccgcccgccccgccggagCCCCAGGTCCGGGGGCGGAGGGGATCGCCGCGGGAGGGtgtgcgggcggggcgcgggggccatGTGCGAGCGCGCCGGGGGGTCGGGCCGCGGTCCCGCAGCGCCGGGGGCCCGGCGGGCAGAGGGTGCGCGGGTGGCCGGCGCCCAGGTCCGAGGCAGGGGCCGGCGGGGCTGCAGGTCCCGGCCGGGGTCAAGCTTGGGCCTCGGATCTCGTGCCAGGGCCGCGTTGAGCCCCGCACCTGGAGCGGGCGACGTCCCGGAGCCGGGCCCGGGTGCGAGATGGGGAGGCTGCGTTGTCGAGGAAGGGGCTCCCGAGACCACGTGGGGGCGCTCCAGGGGGCTCCGGGCCACCCTCTTCTTTGGGTCAAAGGTCACCGCCCCGGCAGGGGCGCACTTCCTCCTCCTGGGCGCTCCCGGCTTACTTCCTGATGCCCGATGAGGTCTCCCGCggccgagggggaggggaggcgggcaaCTTCGGGGAACTTCCCGTAGGTGTGCGCAGGTTGGGGGGCGGGGCGCCCCTGGAGGACTGCGGCAGTCGGGGTGGGAGCCGGCATGTgccggcgggggggcgggggcgtgcaGGAGGGAGCCGCGCCCCCGCGTGCCTGGCCTGGGGCGTGCTGGGCCCCGCGGCAGGTGCCAGAGGCCGGACTGTTTCCTAGAGCCCCGGTGGATGCCCCTGTgtgggttggggcggggggctcagggggTGTGACTTTGCTGCGTGTGCCCCTCAGGAGGGGTGTGCAAGACACGTGAGCTCGAGTGAAAACTGGTGTGCAGGGCACGCGTGGTCGCATCCGCTGCCCAGGGGTCCCTGTGCCTCAGGGCTCTTGAGGGGGGCCCCCACGCTGGAGAAAATGAAGTGGGGGCTCCCTTCTGATTGGGGATTCCAGATGGGGTTTGGCTCCCGTGTTCCCAGGCCTGGCAGGGAAGAGCCGGTGCCCAGGCCTCTCCAGGTTGTCAGGTGGGAGGCCTGCTGTCAGTACAGGGCTGGAGGCGCTGGAGCTCGTTCCCATGGCAACCGCAGGGCCTCTTCCTGGGGGCCCGTCCCTGGACTCTggtccccctccttcccttttgcCTTGCCTGGAAACTGGCCGCAGGCCTGGGGTTGGGCAACCTGGGTGGcccactgtctctccacccctgaCCCGGCGGTGACCTGTGACCTCTTCCCACAGGTGACCAGCGCCATGTCCAGCCAGGTGGTGGGCATCGAGCCGCTCTACATCAAGGCAGAGCCGGCCAGCCCCGACAGCCCGAAGGGTTCCTCGGAGACCGAGCCCGAGCCCCCCGTggccctggcccccggccccgctcCCGCCCGCTGCCTCCCAGGccacaaggaggaggaggatgcggagggcgcggggcccggcgagCAGGGCGGCGGGAAGCTGGTGCTCAGCTCCCTGCCCAAACGGCTCTGCCTGGTGTGCGGGGACGTGGCCTCCGGCTACCACTATGGCGTGGCATCCTGCGAGGCCTGCAAAGCTTTCTTCAAGAGGACCATCCAGGGTGAGCCCCCGAGCCCGCCGGCCACTCCTTGGCCTTTGCCCTTTGCCCTCTGGGTCTGGCGCCACCCACTTGGCACTCTGCTCCCAGGCAGCCTGAGGCCCCGGAACTACCCGGGTACCACTgagggtgggcaggtgggcgtTCCCAGGCCCTTCGGCCTCGCTGCTATGTCCTTGGCCTTTGGCGTTCGATGAAACCGTCAGGATGGGTTGCTGGGCTAGATGTGGGGTGGTGCACAAAAGCTTGGGGTGCCTCCGAGGTTTCTGCGAGCTCTCGCCCTGGCACCGTGCCGGCTGCCAGCTTGACTCTTGCTTCAGCTATGGCCTGCCCGGCCCCATCACCCATCATGCCCCCGTCTTTGTTCCTGTCCCCGAGCGGCACGGCAAGAAGCTGGTTTTATGgctggttgttttggggccacacccggtagtgcgcagggcttactctgcacCAGGTGTCGCTCCCAGCGGCACccgggaccatgtgcagtgcccaggatggaaccGGGTGGGTCGGCCCGTGAAGGCGAGCACCCCGCCCGCCGGACTGTCTCTCTAGCCGCAGACGCTGGTCTTTCTGAGGGGCAGCCCCGGTCCAGCCTTGGATTTGGAAAAGACTCTCAGGCCCTAGGCCTAGTCCTCAGGACCCCGGTCTCACCCCGGGCCCACTTGGCCACGGAGCAAGGCTGTTTGTGCCCTTCCTGTACATTTTACTTGGAAAGCACCTTTTTcttggctggggggaggggcggggggagcagcaaCGTTcattttggaaactttttttttttgtagtgctgGGTTCGAATCCAGGCCCTCACGCAAACTAGCCGTGCACATCAGCACGGAGCCACACCCCTGGGGCCTGGAGTCCATATCTTGCCCCGTAGCCGTGGTACCGCTGATCCTCTTGGGGACCCCATAAAATCTCTGCAATGTGCGGGTGCTGGGGTCACCCTCCCGGCCCACTAGGGTGTTAGACAGTGGCAGAagcaggatttgaacctgggtccgtcTGGGTTCAGGTGGAGGTGATTTCTACCACCTGTGTGTTGGACTGAGGCCTCCTGGCTGAGTGACCTTCTTGCCTGGCCAGGGCCTGGGGTCGCCTGCCAGCCCGGAGCCCCTTGTTCTCTCTGACGTAGCTGACAGATGTTTACGAGGCTTTGGCCGGCTCTGGGCACCCCTTACTGAGCCGTGGGCCAGGTCCCACAGTGGTGACAGGGTGTAGTGGCACAGGCCCAAACCTCCACAGACCTGGGTTTCCTCCCCTGGCCTGACGACAGGGCAGGGACCAGGACGGGACAGCTCTTGTCTGCCTCTCCTGTCAGAAGCGAACAAATCATGCAGTCCCACGGTTGGTACAGCCCTTCTGTGGTGTGTCCAGCTGTGGTAGGTGTTggcaggaggggagggtgtgtgtgccaGGAACATGGTGGGCCTGTGGCACCGGAGGGCTTCCCGGAGGCTGTGTCTGTCCGAGCACAGAAGGCTAAAGGAGAAGAGCACTAGGAGCCTGTGGTCTGGTTGCAGTAGCTCCATGAGGCTCTGAGGCCTTGGCTCAGTTGGCCATCAGTGCCCGCTGCTTGCTGACCCATTCCTAGCTCTGGGGTCCATCCTGGCTCTGGATGGGGCGCTGAGGGGGAGACCagtgataaagagaaaaaaagagtattttcctttttttttagcttttttgggtcacatgcagcgatactcaggggttactcctggccctgcgcttgggaattattcctggtggtgcatgggggaccatatgggatgctgggaatcgaacccgggtcagccgcgtgcaaggcaaacgccctacccgctgtgctatcgctccagcctccccaaaAAGTATTTTCCTGCCTCGCATGTTTGATGGTCCTGCGAGCTGCTGAGAAACTGCCAAGCCAGGGAGGCATCTGCAGGGAGGAGCTTGGCTTTGTCATGGGGGTCTGGGGCAGGACCCCCCCGCTAGGTGAGAGGCAGCTTGTCCTGAGTTGGGGGGGTGCCACTTTGGGAGCCCCAGGAGGCTGGAGGGTCCCGCAGAGTATCCGGAAGCCAGGCAAggcagggggagcagagggccGACCCTGGCCACGGCAGGCAGGGCTTgtgaagggaagtggagggagcaggggcaggCCAGGGCCAAGGCGGTCGGTCggctcctgcagctgctgccaCAGCTGTGCCGAGCAGTGAGGGGAGAGGCACAGCGGGGGGTAGGGGTCGGGTGAGGAGACAGGGGAGgtgaggagcaggaggggaggacTGGGGTGAGAGGTGGGCAGGTAAAGCCGGCCAGTGCCACATGCTGGGATGGATCTGAGATCCCggagaaatcaggtggcaggtttgggggccagatgTGGCCACCACTTCGGACATGCTGAGAACCCAGGACAGGGCCCTTGACTTGCACAAAGCGGATCTGGGTTGGTTCCCTGCCCCACATACcgtgccctgcccccctccaggagtgacttctgagcacagagccaggagtaagcctggagcaccccGAGAGtgatcccaaaccaaaccaaaagcccAGCCCCAAAACTCTGGCCAGCCGGTCGAGGCTTGAAGAGCTGAAGGAAGTGCGTGAACCCCGCCACGTGGCCAGCGGGTGGGCAGGGGCCCAGCGGGCTGCAGTTTAGACGCCAAAGCAGAGGGCCCGTGGAgctggatgtttgccttgcatgtggctggctgggtcccatatggttccctgagcctatcgggagtgattcctgagcacagagccaggagtaagccctgagcacccccaggtgtggcccatgaggtatcccacccccccaaaaaaaatgcagaGGGGCCTGGAGGGGAGGCTTCATGGCAGCGCACTGCGCGAGACAGGTGGTCAGTTCGCCCCTGTGTGCAGCACCCAAGGCCTTGGACGGGGCCACTGCAGGCCTGAGAGGGCTGGGAGAGGCCAGGCAGGGCAGCCGTGCCCCTCACCACCCCGGCCTCCTGGCCCCTCacaccctcccactctccccagacCCGTGCTTGTGGGGAGGCATCAGGGCTGTCCCGGGCTCTGGGTGACCGCCACTGAGCCTGCCTCTTCCTGGCAGGGAGCATCGAGTACAGCTGCCCGGCGTCCAACGAGTGTGAGATCACCAAGCGGAGACGCAAGGCCTGCCAGGCCTGCCGCTTCACCAAGTGCCTGCGGGTGGGCATGCTCAAGGAGGGTGAGCGCGGGGCCGGGGGGTAAGGGGCCCTGGGGGGGGACCGTGCTCAAGGAGGGTGAGCGCAGGGCTGCAGGGGGACAGTGGGGTGCTGCAGGTGGCATGCCCAGGAGCGGGCTTGGGCATGGGCGGGGTGGGTGGCGCGAGACTCCCCCGGCCCCAGGTCACATTCCTGTCTCCTGTTTCAGGGGTGCGTCTGGACCGCGTGCGGGGTGGTCGGCAGAAGTACAAGCGACGGCCCGAGGTGGACCCACTGCCCTTCCCGGGGCCCTTCCCCACTGGACCTCTGGCGGTAGCTGGAGGCCCTCGGAAGACAGGTGAGagcagggcgggcggggtgggATGTGAGGGGCTCGTCCCACCGCCTCCACTCCTGGAGCTGGAGCTccccccagcctctgtcccccctgcccccccgtaGGCTCTCCCTGGGGTGAGGCCGGGCCAGGTCTTGAGGGGGGACCAGGAAGGTGCTGACACAAAGCGGCGTCGGGTGATGATGGGCTGACCCTCTCTGCCGTCCCGCAGCCCCCGTGAACGCGCTGGTGTCGCATCTCTTGGTCGTCGAGCCCGAGAAACTGTACGCCATGCCTGACCCTGCAGGCCCCGATGGTCACCTCCCGGCCGTGGCCACCCTCTGCGACCTTTTTGATCGAGAGATCGTGGTCACCATCAGCTGGGCCAAGAGCATCCCAGGTAAAGGATGGGCAGTGGGAGGCCCCCACCGCGAGGCCGGGCTGCCCCCGGGCCCTTGCTCAACCCACCCACCCCTGTCgcctctcccccccccgcccccgccacaggCTTCTCGTCGCTGTCCCTGTCAGACCAGATGTCCGTGCTGCAGAGCGTGTGGATGGAGGTCCTggtgcttggtgtggcccagcgCTCTCTGCCCCTGCAGGACGAGCTGGCCTTCGCCGAGGACCTGGTCCTGGATGAAGagggggcgcgcgcggcgggcctgggggagctgggggcggCCCTGCTGCAGCTGGTGCGGCGGCTGCAGGCGCTGCGGCTGGAGCGGGAGGAGTACGTGCTGCTAaaggccctggccctggccaatTCAGGTGAGGGGGTGCCTGTGGGAATGGGCTGTGGCAGCCAGCCCGGCCGGCAGAGGCCTGGTGGGTAGGGGCGCGGGGTTGTGAGTGGGCATGCCTGGGAACGGGGCCTTGACAGGGTCGGTGGGTGACCGGTGACAGATGGATCACAAGGCCAGCCTGAGAGCCTGCGGGATACTGGCCGTTGGAATTCCAGGGGCCACGCTTcctgggccggggcagggggctgccTCGCCCGCCAGTGCTCCTTCCACCCGGCCCAGCTCGCGGCTGTCCCCTCTCCCCGCAGACTCCGTGCACATCGAGGACGCCGAGGCGGTGGAGCAGCTGCGGGAGGCGCTGCACGAGGCCCTGCTGGAGTACGAGGCTGGCCGGGCAGGCCCTGGCGGGGGCGCGGAGCGACGGCGGGCAGGCAGGCTGCTGCTCACCCTGCCGCTCCTCCGCCAGACGGCGGGCAAAGTGCTGGCCCATTTCTACGGGGTGAAGCTGGAGGGCAAGGTGCCCATGCACAAGCTCTTCTTGGAGATGCTTGAGGCCATGATGGACTGAGGCAAGGGGTGGGCAtgggtgggggtgctggcaggACCCGCCCGGCAGGGAATCAGCCCCACGGTGAGGGGGCAGCGCGCAGCCTGCTGGCAAGGCCAGGGCCGTACCATCAGCCCCTGGGAGCGGGCCTTccgccctcctctccccgccGAGGGGGGCACTGGAAAGGAGCTGGGAAGGCAtgcccgggctctgggcagtgcTGCCCCTTGCAAGCCATAATGTGCCCCGCGAGTGTCCGGGGCCTTGCGGAAGCCATAGGGGGCTTAGGGGACGTGTGAGGGGGCAGAAGCCTGAtctca
Protein-coding regions in this window:
- the ESRRA gene encoding steroid hormone receptor ERR1, with the protein product MSSQVVGIEPLYIKAEPASPDSPKGSSETEPEPPVALAPGPAPARCLPGHKEEEDAEGAGPGEQGGGKLVLSSLPKRLCLVCGDVASGYHYGVASCEACKAFFKRTIQGSIEYSCPASNECEITKRRRKACQACRFTKCLRVGMLKEGVRLDRVRGGRQKYKRRPEVDPLPFPGPFPTGPLAVAGGPRKTAPVNALVSHLLVVEPEKLYAMPDPAGPDGHLPAVATLCDLFDREIVVTISWAKSIPGFSSLSLSDQMSVLQSVWMEVLVLGVAQRSLPLQDELAFAEDLVLDEEGARAAGLGELGAALLQLVRRLQALRLEREEYVLLKALALANSDSVHIEDAEAVEQLREALHEALLEYEAGRAGPGGGAERRRAGRLLLTLPLLRQTAGKVLAHFYGVKLEGKVPMHKLFLEMLEAMMD